The Stratiformator vulcanicus genome has a segment encoding these proteins:
- a CDS encoding ATP-binding response regulator: MPNNERLWKEARRYGFAASATLIATWLRLLAAPLLDDRVPFGFFFLSVILTAWRCGTGPAVFAVIFGIALVDVFVIPTHYATIVNSPADSLALLVYAFATLVTIALFERTKNQRRAAEQNAAEIAKLNENLREAAQKKDEFMALLAHELRNPLAPLRSGIELLDRPEIAWRQGEEILNRMRRQMRHLVRIVDDLLDVSRFLQGTLRLNRNVVDLRTIVRDAIEMTQPEIDRQQHELKFLRPPLPIYIYADMVRLVQIVSNLLTNAAKYTPRCGLIVVTLDRNGGQAVLQVADNGIGIANSDRDKIFELFGQASGARVAKEGGLGLGLALVRHLTDMHDGVVEAESDGPGCGATFRIRLPLATPSQLAERVIPDETLVSKTKSSEPEGVASQSLQSQPIPVSGSDGEALRVLIVDDNVDAAETLGTLLSLDGYETQHVFDGVNAIDAVEEFQPAAVLLDLGMPGMDGYEVARRMRQLPEGRQLKIIAVTGWGGEEDRRRSAEAGFDEHFAKPVDPAMIAAFLSDREAVPR, translated from the coding sequence TTGCCGAATAACGAACGTCTGTGGAAAGAGGCGCGGCGCTATGGTTTCGCCGCCTCCGCCACGCTCATAGCAACATGGCTCCGGCTACTCGCAGCACCGCTGCTCGATGACCGCGTCCCGTTCGGATTCTTCTTCCTCTCCGTTATCTTAACGGCGTGGCGCTGCGGAACCGGTCCGGCGGTTTTCGCGGTGATCTTTGGGATCGCGTTGGTCGACGTATTCGTCATTCCGACGCATTACGCCACGATCGTCAATAGCCCGGCTGATTCCCTCGCTCTACTCGTCTATGCCTTCGCAACGCTCGTGACCATTGCGCTGTTCGAGCGGACAAAAAACCAGCGGCGAGCCGCTGAGCAAAATGCGGCCGAAATCGCAAAATTAAATGAAAACTTAAGAGAAGCGGCGCAGAAAAAAGACGAGTTCATGGCGCTGCTCGCCCACGAACTACGCAACCCGCTCGCGCCGCTGCGATCGGGAATCGAGCTGCTCGACCGACCCGAAATCGCGTGGCGCCAAGGGGAGGAGATCCTCAATCGAATGCGAAGGCAGATGCGGCATCTGGTTCGCATCGTCGACGATCTGCTCGACGTCTCACGATTTCTGCAGGGGACGCTCAGGCTCAATCGCAATGTCGTCGATCTGCGGACGATCGTGCGAGATGCGATTGAAATGACGCAACCGGAAATCGATCGCCAGCAGCATGAACTGAAGTTCTTAAGGCCTCCTCTCCCAATTTACATTTACGCCGACATGGTGCGGTTGGTTCAAATCGTATCCAATTTGCTCACGAATGCCGCCAAGTACACTCCCCGATGCGGATTGATTGTGGTCACACTCGATCGCAACGGCGGACAGGCCGTCCTGCAGGTTGCCGACAACGGAATCGGAATCGCGAATTCCGATCGCGATAAAATCTTTGAATTGTTCGGGCAGGCGTCCGGAGCGCGGGTGGCGAAAGAAGGTGGGCTCGGGCTGGGCCTGGCTCTAGTGCGTCATCTGACCGACATGCACGATGGCGTCGTCGAAGCCGAAAGCGACGGACCCGGATGCGGGGCGACGTTCCGGATTCGGCTTCCGCTGGCCACACCGTCGCAATTGGCCGAACGTGTCATTCCCGATGAAACCTTGGTGAGCAAGACCAAGTCGAGCGAGCCGGAAGGCGTTGCGTCCCAGTCGCTGCAATCGCAGCCGATCCCGGTGAGTGGGTCGGACGGCGAAGCCCTTCGCGTTTTGATTGTCGACGACAATGTCGATGCGGCCGAGACGCTCGGCACCCTGCTCTCCCTCGACGGATACGAGACGCAGCACGTTTTTGACGGCGTCAACGCGATCGACGCCGTCGAGGAATTTCAGCCCGCGGCGGTACTGCTCGACCTCGGCATGCCCGGTATGGACGGCTACGAAGTCGCCCGCCGGATGCGGCAGCTTCCCGAAGGCCGCCAATTGAAGATCATTGCCGTCACCGGATGGGGCGGTGAGGAAGACCGCCGACGCTCGGCCGAGGCCGGATTCGACGAGCACTTCGCCAAGCCGGTCGACCCGGCCATGATCGCCGCATTCCTGTCGGATCGCGAAGCCGTCCCGCGGTGA
- a CDS encoding response regulator, with amino-acid sequence MLVLSRRVGEQVLFPHLGIKVEVCQAGTNRVRLGIAAPKDVTVARPETLGPEDLEAFAERTLRTKTERHELKNRLNTLGLALKLFQRQQELGQEEAAAKTLDMVFTEMGKLDSFASGTGQPQGEAPSNREVRLLVVEDEDNERELLASLLRSHGFAVDSVPDGAKAIESLEGGMKPDLVLLDMNMPNRNGRETLEAIRSDSRFEGIKVVAVTGADRTADADEFDAWFPKPLDAEQLIRTVRRGIGSAAKAAGKV; translated from the coding sequence ATGCTCGTACTCTCACGCCGTGTCGGCGAACAGGTGCTGTTTCCGCACCTCGGAATCAAAGTTGAAGTCTGTCAGGCGGGCACGAATCGAGTTCGACTCGGTATCGCCGCCCCGAAAGATGTCACCGTCGCCCGCCCCGAAACGCTCGGGCCGGAGGATTTGGAAGCGTTCGCTGAGCGGACACTCCGCACTAAGACCGAACGCCACGAATTGAAGAACCGGCTTAATACGCTCGGTCTGGCCTTGAAGCTCTTCCAACGCCAACAGGAATTGGGCCAGGAAGAAGCAGCGGCGAAGACACTGGACATGGTCTTCACCGAGATGGGCAAGCTCGACTCCTTTGCCAGCGGTACTGGTCAGCCGCAAGGCGAAGCGCCCTCCAATCGAGAGGTTCGCCTGCTTGTGGTCGAGGATGAAGACAACGAACGAGAATTGCTCGCCTCGTTGCTGCGGTCGCACGGGTTCGCGGTCGATTCCGTGCCCGATGGTGCCAAGGCGATCGAATCACTCGAAGGCGGAATGAAGCCCGACCTCGTGCTGCTAGACATGAACATGCCGAACCGCAACGGGCGAGAAACTCTCGAGGCTATCCGCAGCGACAGCAGATTCGAAGGAATCAAAGTCGTCGCGGTGACCGGCGCAGATCGGACTGCCGATGCGGACGAATTCGATGCCTGGTTCCCGAAACCTCTCGACGCCGAGCAACTGATTCGGACCGTTCGTCGTGGTATCGGCAGTGCGGCGAAAGCCGCTGGGAAAGTATAG
- a CDS encoding DUF1559 domain-containing protein, producing MKTRMSGRGSRPRGFTLIELLVVIAIIAILIALLLPAVQQAREAARRSSCKNNLKQLGLAIHNYHDVHAMFPPGQSTNPDGWGWQARILPGMEQGPLYEQMNLDISLADPLNVALASTVLPSFRCPSDPAPNFETDAEGVVTDHAIGSYAASAGPFSDVPGSDFGGRVNVNGASTAVLFPLNNGSAFYKHVAIKDISDGTSNTIMVGEVTWNFSQNQRLYGGATQGPQNVQSFASWRSGAFPPNVPVGTTIPTDFGSSGTVEQVGFHSLHTGGAQFLLADGAVRFISENIESQVPTVPACHWAPTGAPCTWFLDASWQTSRNFNRQDLAVFQRLHARNDDLTVGEF from the coding sequence ATGAAAACCCGCATGTCAGGCCGTGGGAGTCGTCCACGCGGCTTTACACTGATCGAACTCTTGGTCGTGATCGCGATCATCGCGATCCTGATCGCACTGTTACTTCCGGCCGTCCAACAGGCCCGTGAGGCGGCCCGCCGCAGTTCTTGTAAGAATAATCTGAAGCAGCTCGGGCTCGCGATTCACAACTATCACGACGTCCACGCCATGTTCCCGCCGGGGCAAAGTACGAATCCGGACGGTTGGGGCTGGCAGGCTCGGATCCTCCCCGGGATGGAGCAGGGCCCGCTCTACGAACAGATGAATCTCGACATTTCACTGGCCGATCCGCTGAACGTGGCGCTGGCTTCGACGGTATTGCCGAGCTTCCGCTGTCCGTCCGACCCGGCTCCGAACTTCGAAACCGATGCCGAAGGAGTCGTCACCGATCACGCGATCGGCAGTTACGCCGCTTCCGCCGGCCCCTTCTCGGACGTTCCCGGCTCTGATTTCGGCGGACGCGTCAATGTGAACGGCGCAAGTACGGCAGTGCTCTTCCCGCTCAATAACGGGTCGGCCTTCTATAAGCATGTCGCAATCAAAGACATCAGCGACGGAACTTCGAACACAATTATGGTCGGCGAAGTGACGTGGAACTTCAGCCAGAATCAACGGCTCTACGGTGGTGCGACCCAAGGACCGCAAAACGTCCAGAGCTTCGCCAGCTGGCGAAGCGGGGCGTTCCCGCCGAACGTACCTGTCGGCACCACCATTCCGACCGATTTCGGAAGTAGCGGTACGGTTGAGCAAGTCGGCTTCCACAGTCTGCATACTGGCGGTGCTCAATTCCTGCTGGCCGACGGGGCCGTCCGGTTCATCAGTGAAAATATTGAGAGCCAGGTTCCGACCGTTCCGGCATGCCATTGGGCACCGACCGGCGCGCCGTGCACGTGGTTTCTCGATGCGAGTTGGCAGACCTCGCGGAACTTCAACCGGCAGGATCTCGCCGTTTTCCAAAGGCTTCACGCCCGGAACGATGATCTGACCGTCGGCGAGTTCTGA
- a CDS encoding Uma2 family endonuclease, whose amino-acid sequence MSTAFAPSPTVADTSAALTAADLVDKFGPIRLSRIRWEPLPGTATDEDYFEQLPSCKVLELVDGVLVEKPKGYEEGRLAMRLGFLLMTFIEEHDLGECVGPDGMLTMSTDNIRLPDVSFTAKDRAPKDRSQAAPRIAPNLCVEILSPSNTKREIENKVAEFFASGVDVVWIIDPKAKSALIYRDGQIVDTLDEAGVLKGEGPLAGFELSLSELFRMPDGRP is encoded by the coding sequence ATGAGTACCGCATTCGCCCCATCGCCGACGGTCGCCGATACCAGCGCAGCCCTGACCGCAGCCGATCTCGTTGACAAGTTCGGCCCGATCCGGCTCTCGCGTATCCGCTGGGAACCCCTTCCGGGCACGGCGACGGACGAGGACTATTTCGAGCAACTGCCGAGTTGCAAAGTCCTCGAGCTTGTCGATGGCGTTTTGGTGGAGAAGCCGAAGGGGTACGAAGAGGGGCGGTTGGCGATGCGTCTCGGCTTTCTATTGATGACGTTCATCGAAGAGCACGATCTTGGCGAATGTGTCGGCCCTGACGGGATGTTGACGATGTCGACCGACAACATTCGGCTCCCCGATGTTTCCTTTACGGCAAAGGATCGCGCTCCGAAAGATCGGTCACAGGCTGCTCCGCGGATCGCACCCAATCTTTGTGTCGAGATCCTCAGCCCGAGCAATACGAAGCGGGAAATCGAAAATAAAGTTGCCGAGTTCTTCGCCTCCGGTGTCGACGTTGTGTGGATCATTGACCCAAAGGCGAAGTCGGCCCTCATTTACCGCGACGGGCAGATTGTCGATACGCTCGATGAGGCCGGAGTGTTAAAGGGCGAAGGACCGCTCGCCGGATTTGAACTCTCCCTCTCGGAACTGTTTCGAATGCCCGATGGCCGGCCGTGA
- a CDS encoding DUF4198 domain-containing protein — protein sequence MAYLYRAGGFFVVVFSVVAIAGCGGSSSGPQMATVTGTVLFDGQPLSEAEVVFSPEAGPSSSARTDEQGNFTLVGGPKQKGAVVGSHTVRISTYQPPQPIFGDRASLKQGELPEVVGTSPEKPETVPSKYNSESTLTKTVEPGKNAFTIELTSN from the coding sequence ATGGCTTATCTCTATCGTGCTGGCGGATTTTTCGTCGTCGTTTTCAGCGTCGTGGCAATTGCCGGGTGCGGGGGTTCATCGAGTGGACCGCAGATGGCCACCGTAACGGGGACCGTGCTGTTCGACGGGCAACCCCTCTCCGAGGCCGAAGTGGTCTTTTCACCCGAAGCCGGACCGTCTTCGTCGGCACGCACCGACGAGCAGGGAAATTTCACGCTCGTTGGCGGACCTAAGCAGAAGGGTGCGGTCGTCGGCTCTCATACGGTGCGGATCTCGACTTACCAGCCACCTCAGCCCATCTTCGGCGATCGGGCGAGTTTGAAACAGGGCGAACTCCCCGAAGTCGTCGGCACAAGTCCGGAGAAGCCCGAGACGGTCCCTTCGAAGTACAATTCGGAGTCGACGCTTACCAAAACCGTAGAGCCCGGCAAGAATGCGTTCACGATTGAATTAACTTCGAATTAG
- a CDS encoding KOW motif-containing protein gives MAGRERQPLRIGDKVRVIAGPFESFEGDLVGFNRETGHWTVTVLVFGQPTQLDLRPEALRHATALE, from the coding sequence ATGGCCGGCCGTGAGCGTCAACCACTTCGCATTGGTGACAAGGTCCGTGTGATCGCCGGACCATTTGAGAGCTTTGAGGGCGACCTCGTCGGATTCAATCGCGAGACAGGGCATTGGACCGTGACGGTTTTGGTATTCGGGCAACCGACACAATTGGACCTTCGGCCTGAAGCACTGCGTCACGCGACAGCCTTGGAATGA
- a CDS encoding DUF1559 domain-containing protein yields MRISFVSSRRRRRGFTLIELLVVIAIIAILIALLLPAVQQAREAAKRTECKNNLKQIGLALHNYHDAHSMFPMGMHTGSQASGDVGQRGGWGWGAYLLPFMEESAVYENFTFEQRLGSAANRNLLGSIVKGVHCPSDEIPKVLNDRVESGPNVNVSNLTTSYLGNGGAFIHMSFKDDGSCGHPSATNSIPNTGVLIQDNPVRFRDITDGTSNTIAVGEAAWRFTLNDQRWYGKPQPGGAHGNFSWFGVCEDVGGSVYTSKLAVMRVGAVPINEPASTSSWNFDFAWWSFSSEHTGGAQFCFADGSVHFLSENINHTREFGWGANGANFANNLGTYQRLMARNDGRVVGAF; encoded by the coding sequence ATGCGCATTTCATTTGTTTCGAGCCGCCGGAGGCGGCGCGGTTTCACCCTCATCGAACTGCTGGTCGTGATTGCGATCATTGCGATCTTGATCGCATTGTTGCTACCGGCAGTGCAACAGGCCCGCGAAGCGGCCAAACGAACGGAATGTAAGAACAATCTCAAACAAATCGGCTTGGCACTACACAACTACCACGACGCTCACAGCATGTTTCCGATGGGCATGCACACCGGATCACAGGCATCAGGCGATGTCGGCCAGCGGGGCGGTTGGGGCTGGGGCGCTTACCTCCTTCCCTTTATGGAAGAGTCGGCCGTGTATGAGAATTTCACATTCGAGCAACGGTTGGGCTCTGCCGCCAACCGGAACCTGCTCGGGTCGATCGTCAAGGGCGTACACTGCCCCAGCGACGAAATTCCTAAGGTATTAAATGACCGTGTCGAGAGTGGTCCGAACGTCAACGTTTCGAATCTGACAACCAGCTATCTCGGTAACGGCGGAGCTTTCATCCACATGAGCTTCAAAGATGACGGCTCATGTGGACACCCCAGCGCAACGAATTCCATTCCGAACACCGGCGTGCTGATTCAGGACAATCCTGTGCGGTTCCGTGACATCACAGACGGGACTTCAAACACAATTGCGGTCGGCGAAGCTGCTTGGCGATTTACGCTCAACGATCAACGTTGGTACGGCAAACCGCAGCCCGGCGGTGCGCACGGCAACTTCAGTTGGTTTGGCGTATGCGAAGACGTCGGCGGCAGCGTTTACACCTCCAAGCTGGCCGTGATGCGGGTCGGGGCGGTCCCGATTAACGAACCGGCGTCGACCAGCTCATGGAACTTCGACTTCGCATGGTGGAGTTTCTCGAGCGAGCACACCGGTGGGGCTCAGTTCTGCTTTGCCGACGGTTCGGTTCACTTCCTCAGCGAAAACATTAATCACACTCGTGAGTTCGGCTGGGGTGCCAATGGCGCTAACTTTGCCAACAATCTCGGCACCTATCAGCGGTTGATGGCTCGCAACGACGGACGTGTCGTCGGCGCATTCTGA